A window of the Candidatus Dormiibacterota bacterium genome harbors these coding sequences:
- a CDS encoding SRPBCC domain-containing protein: MKTVDTQIEIAASAERVWNVLTDFGAFPDWNPFIRRVEGSPIVGTRLEVTIQPPGHGPTTFKPTVLEADANHQLGWLGRLLLPGVFDGKHTLTIQAGGGGRSVFRQREVFTGILVPFLAGMLRDTERGFLKMNEALKQRAEAAG; the protein is encoded by the coding sequence ATGAAAACCGTCGATACGCAAATCGAGATCGCCGCGTCCGCCGAGCGGGTTTGGAATGTGCTCACCGACTTTGGCGCCTTCCCGGACTGGAACCCTTTCATCCGTCGCGTGGAAGGGTCCCCGATCGTAGGAACCCGTCTCGAGGTGACGATCCAACCTCCGGGCCACGGTCCAACCACCTTCAAGCCGACCGTGCTGGAAGCCGACGCGAATCACCAGTTGGGCTGGTTGGGACGGCTTCTGCTTCCCGGCGTCTTCGACGGGAAGCACACGCTGACGATTCAAGCAGGTGGTGGCGGTCGGAGCGTGTTTCGGCAGCGTGAAGTCTTCACCGGCATTCTCGTTCCATTCCTGGCCGGCATGCTCCGCGATACCGAGCGCGGCTTTCTGAAGATGAACGAAGCTCTCAAGCAACGTGCCGAGGCGGCAGGCTGA
- a CDS encoding DUF4386 domain-containing protein, whose product MAPTVQDKNGSTDITSPKRLARIAGVLYLLVGIFGGFAQGFLYPKIYVAGDAVKTAGNLIANSGLVRIGVVSDLFQATVWVFVALTLYRLLKHVNKSAARAMVVLSAIGAGITMLNAVFEFEGMRVATGAVNLGGFGAAGSNALALLLVDAQHYGLLIASIFFGLWLVPLGYLAFKSGWFPKALGVVLIVAGACYLVDVLAAFLVPDVSKAIHGYVTIPSIIAEVWTLGYLLVIGVKTPKPVERIPAAG is encoded by the coding sequence ATGGCGCCTACCGTCCAAGACAAGAACGGTTCCACGGACATCACCTCACCCAAGCGCCTCGCGAGAATCGCCGGCGTCCTCTACCTGCTCGTCGGAATCTTCGGCGGTTTTGCCCAGGGGTTTCTGTACCCCAAGATCTACGTCGCGGGCGATGCGGTGAAGACGGCCGGGAACCTCATTGCAAACTCAGGACTTGTGCGTATCGGCGTCGTCTCAGACCTGTTCCAGGCGACGGTCTGGGTCTTCGTCGCGTTGACCCTTTATCGGCTGCTCAAGCACGTGAACAAGAGCGCGGCGCGCGCCATGGTCGTACTCAGCGCGATCGGGGCCGGCATCACGATGCTCAACGCGGTTTTCGAATTTGAGGGTATGCGGGTCGCAACCGGTGCCGTGAACCTGGGCGGCTTCGGCGCCGCGGGTTCGAATGCCCTGGCGTTGCTCCTGGTAGACGCCCAGCACTACGGGCTCCTCATCGCGTCGATCTTCTTTGGCCTGTGGCTGGTGCCACTGGGGTATCTCGCGTTCAAGTCAGGGTGGTTCCCCAAGGCCCTGGGCGTCGTGCTCATCGTTGCGGGCGCTTGCTACCTGGTTGACGTGCTCGCGGCGTTCCTGGTCCCCGACGTTAGCAAAGCGATTCATGGCTACGTGACCATCCCGTCAATAATCGCGGAGGTCTGGACGCTTGGATACCTGCTCGTGATTGGCGTGAAGACCCCAAAGCCAGTCGAGCGCATTCCCGCCGCGGGATGA
- a CDS encoding Shedu anti-phage system protein SduA domain-containing protein, which translates to MAKETNQPSPTVLRKQPARSGRVDYVDQIVLHETRETRIVLVPMFIEHANHPPGLIVKLICQQVGVRTSVRPDKEINLDEAATLRLLEQLPHLAEVAGHPTGDYLIVPIEGQFKIGSVAPTTVANALLRVLNDPEIARRFAASEFDQELLSALRANLRLRGLAEAVAELRGYLANGVSEETVYQQWCRRHGWAFGITYQEPDEVRDIAVGDTVDFLLPTLIGYRDIVELKRPDVPVLMYDSTHRNYYWSRHTAAAIGQSTRYLEQLATTRLRDHPEIIAHHPRATIVIGRSDNWNDEQSKALVSLNAQLTEITVITFDLLLKQAERLLEIVTESDEAEGPQPADDLDTPF; encoded by the coding sequence TTGGCAAAGGAAACCAACCAGCCATCACCGACTGTGCTTCGCAAGCAGCCCGCACGGAGCGGCCGTGTTGACTATGTGGATCAGATCGTTCTGCACGAGACTCGGGAAACCAGAATCGTTCTGGTCCCCATGTTCATCGAACACGCGAACCACCCGCCCGGGCTTATCGTCAAGCTGATCTGCCAGCAAGTCGGGGTCCGGACCAGCGTGCGACCGGATAAGGAGATCAACCTCGATGAGGCGGCGACTCTCAGACTTCTTGAGCAGCTTCCGCATCTGGCAGAAGTCGCCGGCCACCCAACTGGCGACTACCTGATCGTTCCAATCGAAGGCCAGTTCAAGATTGGTAGCGTTGCTCCCACCACCGTGGCGAATGCTCTCTTGCGGGTCCTCAATGATCCCGAGATTGCTCGACGGTTCGCCGCGTCGGAGTTCGACCAGGAGTTGCTCAGCGCCCTGCGCGCCAACCTGCGGCTGCGGGGGCTTGCCGAAGCAGTAGCCGAGCTCCGAGGTTATCTCGCCAACGGCGTGTCAGAGGAGACCGTCTATCAGCAGTGGTGCCGAAGGCATGGCTGGGCCTTCGGCATTACCTATCAAGAACCGGATGAAGTTCGGGACATCGCTGTAGGGGACACGGTGGACTTTCTCTTGCCCACCTTGATCGGGTATCGGGACATCGTTGAACTCAAACGGCCGGACGTGCCAGTACTGATGTACGACTCGACGCATCGAAACTACTACTGGAGTCGGCACACTGCTGCAGCGATCGGGCAATCCACCCGTTACCTCGAACAGCTGGCGACAACCAGGCTGCGCGACCACCCTGAAATCATCGCCCACCATCCTCGCGCTACTATCGTGATAGGCCGGAGTGACAATTGGAACGACGAACAATCCAAGGCCCTCGTCTCCCTGAACGCCCAACTGACCGAGATCACGGTCATAACATTTGATCTCCTGCTCAAGCAGGCGGAGCGCTTACTCGAAATTGTTACCGAGTCCGACGAGGCAGAAGGTCCCCAACCCGCCGACGATTTGGACACACCGTTCTAG